AGAGAACAGGTCAAGTATGTTTCAATTTGGTTCAGTTACACCCAGCTACTTGTCAAGTAATGTAAAAGAATGTTGCTATGTTTTAATGCTGTCCGTCAACTGGTCTGCCACTTTAAACCCCACTTAAAGCAGTTTCATAAGCTTTCTCTAGTCTGAAACCTCTACAAGCAATACAAGCAAaatatgtaagaaaaaaaaaacatgagagaaTATTCTCTTAACCTATTGGTAAGTCCTGTACAGGGCAGATTCAAGACAGTAATTATAGGAGCAAGGACCGGTGTTGATCAAAGCTGTTGTAATTACCTGGGTAATTTACCAGGTTAAACCGGTTATGGGAGCAGCTTAGCCTTAAGATACACGTGATAGTTGGGTCCCACCAAGACCACTTCCTCTCAAGTTTCAGTGCTATTATTTTTAATCAGCATCCAAGAGCAATCACTTTATTTCACACCTGCCCAATTAGTCCAAATTaattggacaaaaaaaataataaataaataaatggtttgCTGTTATGATCAAGTTTCTGACTGCTAGGCACTACTGGTCAAATTTTTACTTGGGTGGTGAACTGTTCTCAGCCCAGAAGAGGCACCAATAGGGGAAATAATGTTAAACCTCAGTGGTCCACCACCAAAAGTGCCCCTGACGAATTGTCAATAGGATGGTTGACAAAATATGCAACAGGAGAAGGGCTAcatcaggggttggcaatagatGTGGCTCggaagcatgaaacatctggtctgtgaggttgtttgaactataatgaacgataatggggaaaaaaaaataataaattaaatgcttctctggcaaacttttgtttacattcctcccttgTCTCTGTCGCGCTCAGCTTGACTATTTTACGCATGTTCTTGGGCTTCCCATCTCCATATAAGGGTATAAGGGTGTGGGCTACATGAATGAGAGAAACATGGAGAGACAACATAcctttgcaacagccatttcaaaGTCTTCCTGGGTGACGTGAACTCTCCTCTCTCGAAGAGCGTACATACCAGCCTCAGTGCAGACACCCTGTAAAACGGGACATCTGGTAAGAGATCATTCTTTTTTCAAATTCAATTATGCATTCATTCCAACACCTGTAGCACCTGTAGTACTAACCCTTATACAAACCAAATTAAAATGCCTTGATTTTGGTAAACTAACCAGTTAGGCCTGGTATAGGGAGTAAGCTATCCTACCTTAACCTCGGCGCCTGAAGCTCCTGGCATTAGCTCTGCAATTTTCCTCAAATTTATTCCACGGGTCAGGTTCATCTTGCGGGAGTGGATCTTCAGAATGTCCAAACGGGCCTGGCAAATGAGAACCAAAAGATCATGAGGTATCCAGCAAACTATATGATTAAGctataaaaatttaacatttctaCTGTAGCAAGTTTGTGCAATGGTGACAGACCTCTTCATTAGGAGGGGGAAACTCAATCTTCCTGTCAATGCGTCCAGGTCTGAGCAGAGCAGAGTCCAGAATGTCAATACGGTTAGTGGCCATGATGACCTGCAGACAGAAACAATGAAACGTAAATGAGTGAAAATTTTGGGTGTTGTGCAACACAATTTTAACATTATTGCAAATTCAAGCCAAAACAGTTCAAatcatataataattaaattaatttattatttaatattagttaTATATCTATGATCTTAAACATAGGCTATATATCATTTTTATAATAACCAATTATCTTTTTCTGATCTAAGTGCATTATATGAAGCTTCAGAACTCTTAAGTCTCCTACTCCACAGACCAGTGCtggagggctttatacccctgATTTTCTACATACCTTAATATTCTTGGTGGCCTCAAATCCATCCAGCTGATTGAGAAGCTCCAGCATGGTCCTCTGCACCTCGCTGTCCCCTCCAGAACCTCCCTCCAGTCGAGAGGAACCAATCGAATCAATCTCATCCATAAAAATGATGGAGGGTGCATGCTCACGGGCCATAACGAACAGTTCACGCACCATACGGGCTCCTGCAAACACGGCaagataaaaatatgttaaagaaGAGACAAGTTACAACCCTGTAGCTGAAGTGTGATCATTGGTATATAAATGTTGAGGTAGGTAGAGCTTTTCATAGAATGAGTATTTTGCAGCCTACCCTCGCCAATGAACTTCTGCACCAGCTCGGAGCCGGACACTCTGATGAATGTGCAGTCTGTGTGGTGAGCCACAGCTCGGGCCAGCAGCGTCTTTCCTGTGCCAGGTGGTCCATACAACAGCACCCCCTGCAGGAGGGACAAGAGCAAAACATTTCTATACCGGAAAATAATGGGCACTCTGAGCAGCTAAAAcgcagagaataaaataaaacagacaaaTGCAGAAAACCCTCTGCACAGTGAACAGAActttcatttgatttattttattaatcaattaatcagttATTGTGATGAGCATGGTTGGTCAATTCCTGTCCTGGAACATCAAGTACACTTAAGTAGACCATTCTCTACCCATTTAGGCACCCACTAATAGCTGGAGCTAGCTATATTGGATACCAGTGGTCCTAAACTAGAAATGAGTGTTCTGAATATTCAGCTCATGtttagctgaactgcttgcaagAACTTCTGACAATCTTGCCTATAAATtaactatattaaaataaaatatataattcgaTAAATACTGTATTTCAGACAACCTCAATCACAACAGAACAGAAACAATCATTGGAAGAAGCCCTGTTTATTAAGCCGCCCCCACCTTCTAGTATAAGCACCCACCTTAGGCTGTGCAATTCCAAGGGCCTCAAACAGCTCAGGATGCTTCACAGGCAGCTCGATCACCTCCTTGATCTCTTTGATCTGTTTGTCCAGACCACCGATCATCTCATAAGTGGAATCAGGCACTTTCTCAACCATCATCAAAGAAACCAGTGGGTCCACTTTATTGGGCAGAATCTTGTGCAATGTGTAGCTGTCGTTACGAAGTGCTACACGGCAATTTGGAGTCACCTGTTTGGAACAAAATCACGGTTTTTGTACTTCTAGAAAACTGGcagaatttatatataaattatattaattcaataaaatatcaGGTAAAGACATGCACATAAAAAGTCAAACACTTCATCTTCTCAGCTGACTGAACAAagctcattaaaacagtaattttgtTGAAAGATTATAATATTTTGACTCACACTGAAATTTGCCTCGCAATACCAAGCTAAATATTTAAGTGAAGAGTGGAAATGTGAAAAACAGTCTCTATAAATAATTATCACTTAGAGTTATACTGTCTACAAAACAGTTCTGAGGATTAagcatttaaataatattaaatgttcAGCATCTCTAATTTCCTGGCAGCTTCAGAAAAGCAAGAATCATTACAAATCACTATCATCTTATCATTAAGAATAGCCTTAATATTCCTTTTTAATTTAAtccagttttatttgtattatcctGTAAAAAGACATTAACCTTTTCTCCTGTGGACTAATGTATTTTCTACCTTTTAGTTTGTACAAATAACATCAAATGTCTGAATGTTAATTTGATAATGTGCATTTTTAATAAACGTAATAAAAtggattttatgtctttttttaccAACCTGCAATAATAATTTACAGGTAAACAACAAAAGGGAACTGATGTCATTATTTATAGTGACATTAGTTTAAACTAATCACCAGCCAGGATTTCATGCAAAAATCTTCACCAAGCCTGCTGGAATAACCCCGTTACAGCAAAAATTTAAAGAAGTGAGGCTGGTCCAAATTAAAGAGCTGGACTTACATCATTAATGTCAATGTTTTTGTCCACATCCACCACAAACTTGCCCTCAGGATGAACCTAAACACCCAACAGTACAATAGAATATTACTTAAAAAGCAGTTTCATATAGGCATgaataagacaaataaaaaagttgGGTGGTAAGAGAGATTAGCATAACACACCTTTACTAGGACCTTCTTCTTGTCCATAGCTCGGACCACCTCGCCTACATAGGAGCCCTGCTCCTGCAGCAGCTGCAGTTCCTCCCGCAAGAGACGcactgaataaaaaacaacaacacaggcTTCATTCACTGCATTCACAAACATTAAACTTAGACAAAGTTGGAGTTCATGTGAAAATATATGTTTCAAGCAATAACAGGGTCAGGTTAGAAACAGGTTTTCAATTGCACTGTCCTTCATTATATCTGATACAGGATTTCGCATCACCATTAGTTTTAACGGCTACTCAGACAGGGTAACAGTGTTTGTTTTACCTTTGGCATTTAGCTCGTTCCTCTGGGCCTGCAGACGTCTGAGATTCTGGCTTTTTTCATTCACTGTCAACTACAGAAACAACAAAATATGAATAATTGTTTTTTGACAAAACTGATTAGTGTACTAATGGGTGTGCTCTCTTTTTAACAATGTCACAATGACAAGACTTTGGaagtttttttgtactttttttttaggaatcaggaaggtcagcgtgttttcattaacaataagtGATGAGGAGAACGTGACTGAGTGGCAGAGAAGTTTCaatgctgttctgggaccagtgtaaataaactaggagacaacaagatATCCAAATGAAgcgctgggaacctctcctcagatatccAGCTTATGCATGTTCTACACGGCATAAAGTTGCATTCAGGCCAGAAGAGCTTTCCATCCtctcttttcctccgtttcatcttcAGAGACTATAGAACACTTGAGGATTGTTTGATCTGTATTTGATACACAAGGATTGTTTGCTGTGTTCATAAAAGACAGAGTTaaacaacaaaacataaaacttgatggtaaaacatcaaattatagcagaagaatttaaatattatagaCACTTTAAAACTTCCACATTAAAGGGGtgctaaaaatgtgtttaaaaaaaattatgaagtgGCATAATATTtagcaataaatattatttatgaaTTATATGTACTAATTAAGGAATATTCAATTAACCAACcaccacacaaacaaataaagggaaaaaagagCAAAACGTACATTATATGTAACGaagcaatgaaaaaaatatataaatgaaatgcCTTGTTACAAACAACAATaaatgtcattttcattttgtcCAGTGTGTCTCTTTCAGgttattttaaagttaatgtaAAGGTTAATGTTAGTTTAGGTTTAAAAGAGCCCTGCCATAACAGTGAGACAGCAGAAACCTCACAACAAGCACACACCTCACAAACaattaaagttgttttttttttttttttttgagggattTGATGCACTAGTAATGATGCAGCAAATTAGTTTACATATTTTCACAAATGCAAATCTGGAGGGTCAAACGTATAGCTAAAGATCTTTATCCTTACCTGTAACTCTTCTATTTTAGACAGATAATACTGCCGGAGGCCTGAGCCACCTTTACTTTCCTCCAACTCCATCTGACGGGCAGAAAACAACAGAAATAGAGACATTTAGGAACAGAAGGAGAAGAATAGCAGGATTAATTCATGAATCCACACAGTTATCCGGGTGATAGGTAGGGTTAAACTCAGGGCTAGGGTCAGAAATCTGACTTAGTTAACCAAGCTAAAATAGAGAACATACGAATATAACAACCTATAGCCGAGGCAGCAAAATAAGAACcaataatgaaaaaagaaaatacatgatattTAAAGGcagtgtaaaaagtaaaatacattaaacatgATCGTTAATTTACTAGCACTGTATTAGCAGTTCTTAACTCACCAATTCACACACACCAGATATAAACCTCGACTTTTCTAGGAGACCTGTTTGTTTAACGACTGTCCGGCGTCTTAGTTGTtaagttataataataaaataataagagaaagcagtagattatataataattaacatACTGGAGAAGCTGCTCATCTGTTAGCACGCGAGGAGCTAGCTGACCACCATTCATTTCAACGTTAGCGTTAGCATACCAGCTAACAATGAGACAGCAAAGCAGCGCCTCGGCTCACAGCGCGAACAGTCTGAGGACTAATTCTCTCCGTATTAACAGTTCTACACAgtaaatacatatattaaaaacGATACAAGCCACAAACAGCTATCCGCATCATAAACAGGAGATTTATTTAATTACACTCAGAAACACTTACATGGTCGAGTCCGTCC
This genomic stretch from Astyanax mexicanus isolate ESR-SI-001 chromosome 15, AstMex3_surface, whole genome shotgun sequence harbors:
- the psmc5 gene encoding 26S proteasome regulatory subunit 8; this translates as MALDGLDHMELEESKGGSGLRQYYLSKIEELQLTVNEKSQNLRRLQAQRNELNAKVRLLREELQLLQEQGSYVGEVVRAMDKKKVLVKVHPEGKFVVDVDKNIDINDVTPNCRVALRNDSYTLHKILPNKVDPLVSLMMVEKVPDSTYEMIGGLDKQIKEIKEVIELPVKHPELFEALGIAQPKGVLLYGPPGTGKTLLARAVAHHTDCTFIRVSGSELVQKFIGEGARMVRELFVMAREHAPSIIFMDEIDSIGSSRLEGGSGGDSEVQRTMLELLNQLDGFEATKNIKVIMATNRIDILDSALLRPGRIDRKIEFPPPNEEARLDILKIHSRKMNLTRGINLRKIAELMPGASGAEVKGVCTEAGMYALRERRVHVTQEDFEMAVAKVMQKDSEKNMSIKKLWK